A single genomic interval of Eurosta solidaginis isolate ZX-2024a chromosome 3, ASM4086904v1, whole genome shotgun sequence harbors:
- the Sec61beta gene encoding protein transport protein Sec61 subunit beta: MPAPASSTSVGSGSRSPTKMSAPRSAGAGGSNLKQRKTTTTTTAARSRTTGGAGTGGMWRFYTDDSPGIKVGPVPVLVMSLLFIASVFMLHIWGKYNRS; encoded by the exons ATG CCTgcaccagccagttcaacctctGTAGGCAGTGGTTCACGTTCACCAACAAAAATGTCTGCGCCACGCAGCGCTGGCGCTGGTGGTAGCAACCTAAAGCAGCGTAAAACAACAACTACCACAACAGCGGCCAGAAGCCGCACCACTGGTGGCGCAGGAACTGGTGGTATGTGGCGCTTCTACACAGACGATTCGCCCGGTATTAAAGT CGGTCCCGTGCCTGTTTTGGTGATGTCTCTGCTCTTTATTGCCTCCGTCTTCATGTTGCACATTTGGGGCAAATACAATCGTTCTTAA